Proteins from a genomic interval of Oncorhynchus clarkii lewisi isolate Uvic-CL-2024 chromosome 15, UVic_Ocla_1.0, whole genome shotgun sequence:
- the LOC139367094 gene encoding late secretory pathway protein AVL9 homolog translates to MTGTDEEEEKIHCVDCVTADVDSRSRSSTARSNPVYIDISGEKQHITAQISAAMESHGKEELKGPVLHIVVVGFHHKKGCQVEYSYPPLIPEEGHDSSNLPEEWKYLPFLALPDGAHNYQEDTVYFHLPPFSGADMKCVYGVSCYRQIEAKSLKVRLADVTRETVQKSVCVLSRVPLYGLLQAKLQLITHAYFEEKDFSQISILKELYEHMNGSLRGTALEGSQVFLGMSPRDLILHFRHKVLILFKLILLEKKVLFYVSPVNRLVEALMTVLSLFPGMIEHGLADSSHYQPKSSVSDDISLLECVSGAEEFVSVSVTDITNATLELVGEEGFGENQTTTTSTEASQRTASPSDTSTPAGASTNLKPPSRTSPDSSESDWETLDPSVLEDIPKDSETGGLGLGAEHPETFDPEPGVPITVQPQGQSAGQGGQVAVTQGLVSGLEEDQYGLPLAIFTKGYLCLPYMALQQHHLLSDVTVRGFVAGATNILFRQQRHLSDAIVDVEEAKIQIGDPELRKLLGLTTADLRFADYLVKHVTENREDIFLDGTGWEGGDEWIRAQFGLYVHSLLSSTLQEDNEKLLADWGTPFISAWRITHNYRVWFSNKHPAMAKITPGHPFQGQYSAADLKLRFSHSVQNSERGKKIGAAVITTSRSVVQTGKAVGQSVGGVLTSAKSAMSSWFSTLAQPAILATPAASPEPQSPTEP, encoded by the exons ATGACTGGAACAGACGAAGAGGAAGAGAAAATCCATTGCGTTGATTGCGTGACTGCGGACGTTGATTCGAGGAGCAGAAGCAGCACCGCTCGTTCCAaccctgtttacattgatatctCAGGTGAAAAACAACACATAACTGCCCAAATATCTGCGGCCATGGAGTCGCATGGCAAAGAGGAACTCAAGGGACCCGTGTTGCATATCGTGGTGGTCGGATTTCACCACAAGAAAGGCTGTCAG gtGGAATACTCCTACCCTCCACTCATCCCTGAGGAGGGCCATGACAGCAGCAACCTGCCCGAGGAGTGGAAGTACCTGCCTTTCCTAGCCCTGCCTGACGGGGCACACAACTACCAAGAAG ACACCGTGTACTTTCACCTCCCTCCTTTCAGTGGAGCAGATATGAAGTGTGTGTATGGAGTCTCCTGCTATCGCCAAATAGAGGCTAAG TCCCTGAAGGTCCGACTGGCTGACGTCACCAGGGAGACGGTCCAGAAGAGCGTGTGTGTCCTCAGTCGAGTG ccTCTGTACGGTCTTCTCCAAGCTAAACTACAGCTCATCACACACGCCTACTTTGAGGAGAAAGACTTCTCACAGATATCCATATTGAAA gAGTTGTATGAACACATGAACGGTTCTCTGAGAGGAACGGCTCTGGAGGGATCACAAGTGTTCCTGG GTATGTCACCAAGAGATTTAATACTGCACTTTCGACACAAG GTTCTTATTCTCTTCAAACTGATTCTGCTGGAGAAGAAG GTGCTGTTCTACGTATCTCCAGTCAACAGACTGGTAGAAGCTCTGATGACTGTACTGTCACTGTTCCCAG GCATGATAGAACACGGCCTGGCCGACTCGTCCCACTACCAGCCCAAGAGCAGTGTCTCAGACGACATCAGCCTGCTGGAGTGTGTGTCGGGGGCTGAGgagtttgtctctgtctctgtcactgacaTCACCAATGCTACCCTGGAGCTGGTAGGGGAGGAGGGTTTCGGTGAGAACCAGACTACCACCACCTCCACGGAGGCCTCGCAGCGGACAGCCTCCCCCTCAGACACTTCCACCCCAGCTGGGGCAAGCACAAACCTCAAGCCCCCCTCCCGTACCTCCCCAGACTCGTCAGAGAGCGACTGGGAGACACTGGACCCTAGCGTGCTGGAGGACATTCCAAAAGACTCTGAGACAGGGGGTTTAGGTTTGGGCGCGGAGCAcccagaaacgtttgacccagaGCCAGGTGTCCCCATCACAGTTCAGCCCCAGGGCCAGTCAGCAGGGCAAGGGGGGCAGGTGGCTGTCACTCAGGGCCTAGTGTCAGGCCTGGAGGAGGACCAGTATGGACTGCCACTTGCCATCTTCACcaag GGTTACCTGTGCCTGCCCTACATGGCCTTGCAGCAGCACCACCTGCTGTCAGACGTGACGGTGCGCGGCTTTGTCGCTGGGGCAACCAACATTCTCTTCCGTCAGCAGAGGCACCTGAGTGACGCTATCGTTGAC GTGGAGGAGGCTAAGATCCAGATCGGGGACCCAGAGTTGAGGAAGCTGCTGGGCCTGACCACGGCTGACCTGCGTTTCGCCGACTACCTGGTCAAACACGTCACTGAGAACCGCGAGGACATCTTTCTGGATGGGACAGGCTGGGAGGGAGGGGACGAATGGATTAGGGCCCAGTTTGGACTTTACGTCcattctctcctgtcctctacctTACAAGAAG acAATGAGAAGTTGCTAGCGGACTGGGGCACGCCCTTCATCTCAGCCTGGAGGATCACACACAACTACAGAGTGTGGTTCAGCAACAAACACCCAGCTATGGCCAAGATCACCCCAGG CCATCCGTTCCAAGGGCAGTACAGTGCTGCTGATCTGAAATTAAGATTCTCGCA CTCGGTGCAGAACAGCGAACGGGGGAAGAAAATTGGAGCAGCTGTGATCACCACCAGTCGAAGTGTCGTGCAGACCGGGAAGGCAGTAG GTCAGTCGGTGGGTGGAGTGTTAACCAGTGCAAAGTCAGCCATGTCGTCCTGGTTCTCTACGTTGGCCCAGCCTGCTATTTTAGCCACTCCCGCAGCCTCCCCTGAGCCTCAGTCACCTACCGAGCCTTGA
- the LOC139367098 gene encoding U6 snRNA-associated Sm-like protein LSm5 → MAATPATNPSQLLPLELVDKCIGSRIHIVMKNDKEIVGTLLGFDDFVNMVLEDVTEFEITPEGRRITKLDQILLNGNNITMLIPGGEGPEV, encoded by the exons ATGGCGGCCACCCCAGCTACAAATCCATCACAGTTGCTCCCACTTG AGCTCGTGGACAAATGTATAGGTTCCCGAATCCATATAGTCATGAAAAACGACAAAGAAATTGTCGGCACCCTGTTGGGTTTCGATGATTTTGTCA ACATGGTGTTGGAGGACGTGACAGAATT TGAAATCACACCGGAGGGAAGAAGGATAACCAAACTGGACCAGATCCTACTCAACGGCAACAACATCACCATG CTCATACCTGGAGGCGAAGGGCCTGAAGTATGA